A genomic segment from Acyrthosiphon pisum isolate AL4f chromosome A3, pea_aphid_22Mar2018_4r6ur, whole genome shotgun sequence encodes:
- the LOC103309814 gene encoding LOW QUALITY PROTEIN: chaoptin-like (The sequence of the model RefSeq protein was modified relative to this genomic sequence to represent the inferred CDS: inserted 1 base in 1 codon), with protein sequence MSFPEQFSKLRTLSTLNLDNNLITSIPSNIRTPPTLETLSISNNFLQDFPLSLLETGTALNRLYIRDNYIENMTKIIPNRFVKLDVLDFGMNRLESWSGRMFGGRSEVRNLHLDMNRLESLDANAFDGLRSVRMYLSYNKLKNLNHKTFEGLERILEYLDLEHNNLRIIPTAIRTLXNLKFLYLSSNDLNKLDSADFTGVSSSLRSLSLSGNLLTEIPSHALMNCTKLSHLNLGYNFIREIKENDFGEWARHLDTLLLMNNKLKELIGRPFKNTNSLRELSLSFNNIHYVDADVFLDLATSLESLEISFGVYYDNFPVKILRHLKSLLWLVLDNNDISSVPFDSLHSLDSLQYLNLESNRISVLAPRTFSSPNQTDLREVRLNQNYLMSLEPNTFSNLQQLQTITISRNKIIEVMSHSFKELPRLLNIDLSYNQIEYIQPSAFDSLPNFKRLDLQGNQLKELRMTSFVNCTNSKTPLSLNVSNNCIERTPIDDSLTPVHIKILDLSHNSLQDLPFKLLYFISSSLRNLYLDHNRITKIYNSEFINLTNLEVLSITENGMTSIASKAFSNLTSLQILYLSGNKIQQLSSEQFATLPKLRVLSLARNRLSTLSWDVLSGTPLEYIDLSNNELLAVPAGVLLKTGTTLRHLLLAGNRIDHVDGTTFFDVPRLANLSLANNKLTIIPDNTFVGLTNLISLDLSSNTLRANFKELFHYVQNVRHLNLEDTGLIETPPLPLPSLISLRLSKNKLEKISRSSMEMLTRLKTLFLNDNKLSSSPSHVWSLLPSLKTLDLSSNPIKTITKASFSGLSRLQHLRVQQLNYLDRFDVGSLSKLSTLRSLATDWRPNLGQIVCAAVKSIRRLSVHVKGSKLMGPIVDTCGPKLESVAITGSKLQFIDRQVFSGLERGVGERLTISIRHTAIEDLPADLLLPLVGVPKLALDLTGNKLTSFNPLTIYSNYTTWENSGTNILKGGLYLDDNPLQCDCGLLWLGQWLRRWLREAVQVHTLGMAETQLAQWTARRATCADPRNGGARVPVADIYPEDLRCKASALSGSGTGNTAAKTSHLIVCLARSLAVFYLVTVWCNVY encoded by the exons ATGTCATTTCCagaacaattttcaaaactcCGAACTTTATCTACACTAAATCTAGATAATAATTTGATCACGTCTATTCCATCTAATATTAGAACTCCTCCAACGCTTGAAACATTAAGcatatcaaacaattttctaCAAGATTTTCCATTGTCACTATTAGAAACTGGAACTGCATTAAACAGATTATACATCCGAgacaattatatagaaaatatgacaaaaataattccAAATAGATTTGTTAAATTAGATGTATTAGATTTTGGCATGAACCGATTAGAGAGTTGGTCAGGTCGAATGTTTGGTGGTCGCTCAGAAGTACGAAATCTACACTTAGATATGAATCGATTAGAGTCACTGGATGCTAATGCATTTGATGGATTGCGGTCTGTTCGGATGTATCTGTCATACAACaagttaaaaaatttgaatcacAAAACATTTGAAGGCCTTGAAAGAATACTAGAGTATTTGGATTtggaacataataatttacgaataaTACCTACAGCAATAAgaacat aaaatttaaaatttttgtatttatcatCAAATGATCTCAATAAATTAGATTCAGCAGATTTCACAGGCGTGTCATCAAGCTTGAGGTCACTTTCACTATCTGGAAATCTCCTTACGGAAATTCCAAGCCATGCATTGATGAACTGCACTAAACTATCACATTTAAATTTAGGATATAATTTCATTAGGGAAATAAAAGAAAACGACTTTGGAGAATGGGCCAGGCACCTTGATACTTTACTACTGATGAACAACAAGTTAAAAGAACTCATCGGAAGACCTTTCAAGAACACGAATTCTCTTCGGGAATTAAGcttatcttttaataatattcattacgtAGATGCCGacgtatttttagatttagcaACATCATTAGAAAGTTTAGAAATTAGTTTCGGTGTTTACTACGACAACTTTCCAGTTAAAATACTTAGACATCTCAAGTCTTTGTTGTGGTTAGTACTTGATAATAACGATATTTCATCTGTGCCATTTGATTCATTGCATTCGCTAGATAGtcttcaatatttgaacttggAGTCTAATAGAATATCTGTATTGGCTCCTAGGACATTTAGCTCACCTAACCAAACTGATCTTCGTGAAGTAAGActgaatcaaaattatttaatgtcctTAGAACCAAACACGTTTTCCAATCTACAGCAACTACAGACAATTACTATATctagaaacaaaattattgaagtAATGTCACATTCCTTTAAAGAACTTCCAAGACTACTCAATATTGACTTATCATATAATCAAATTGAATACATTCAGCCATCGGCATTTGACAGTTTACCAAATTTTAAACGTCTTGATTTGCAAGGAAATCAACTGAAGGAATTGCGAATGACGTCATTTGTAAATTGCACTAATTCAAAAACGCCATTGTCTTTAAACGTATCCAACAATTGTATCGAAAGAACGCCTATTGATGATTCATTGACGCCCGTTCACATAAAGATTTTAGACCTTAGTCATAATAGTTTACAAGATTTAccatttaaattgttgtattttatatctaGCTCACTTAGAAACTTATACTTAGATCATAATCGgataaccaaaatatataactcTGAGTTCATAAATTTAACGAACTTGGAAGTACTCTCAATCACCGAAAATGGTATGACATCAATAGCGTCAAAAGCATTTAGTAATTTAACTTCTTTgcaaatactatatttatctgGTAACAAGATACAACAATTATCGTCCGAACAGTTTGCAACATTACCAAAACTTAGAGTATTATCTTTAGCCCGGAATCGGCTAAGCACATTAAGTTGGGATGTATTATCAGGAACGCCATTAGAGTATATTGATCTATCCAATAATGAATTACTCGCAGTGCCAGCTGGTGTATTATTGAAAACTGGTACAACTCTAAGACATCTTTTATTGGCTGGTAATCGGATAGATCATGTTGATGGGACAACGTTTTTTGATGTGCCCAGATTAGCTAATTTAAGTTTGGCAAATAACAAATTGACAATAATTCCAGACAACACTTTTGTTGGACTCACAAATCTTATTTCATTAGATTTGTCTTCAAATACCCTAAGAGCAAATTTCAAAGAACTTTTCCACTATGTACAAAACGTTAGGCATTTAAACCTGGAAGATACGGGGCTAATCGAAACGCCACCTTTACCACTTCCCAGTTTAATTTCTCTTCGactgtcaaaaaataaattagaaaaaatatccaGATCTTCAATGGAAATGTTGACCCGGCTCAAGACATTGTTCCTAAATGACAATAAATTAAGTTCTTCTCCGTCACACGTTTGGTCATTATTACCATCATTGAAAACATTGGATCTATCTTCAAATCCTATAAAA ACAATAACCAAAGCAAGTTTTTCGGGCTTGTCCCGTTTGCAGCATTTACGAGTCCAACAACTCAATTATTTAGATCGTTTTGATGTGGGATCACTATCCAAGTTGTCCACGCTCCGGTCATTAGCCACTGATTGGCGACCCAACCTTGGACAAATCGTATGCGCTGCTGTTAAGTCAATCCGCAGACTATCGGTTCACGTGAAAGGTTCTAAATTAATGGGACCAATAGTCGACACCTGCGGTCCCAAATTAGAATCCGTGGCCATTACGGGATCAAAGTTGCAATTCATTGACCGGCAGGTATTCTCAGGTCTAGAGCGTGGGGTCGGTGAACGACTAACAATCAGCATACGGCACACTGCAATTGAAGATTTGCCTGCCGATCTATTGCTACCACTGGTTGGCGTACCAAAACTCGCATTGGATTTGACTGGTAACAAGCTTACATCGTTCAATCCACTGACCATATATTCCAATTACACCACATGGGAAAACTCTGGGACAAATATATTGAAAG GTGGTCTGTACCTGGACGACAACCCCCTGCAGTGCGACTGCGGGCTGCTCTGGCTGGGCCAGTGGCTGCGCCGGTGGCTCCGGGAGGCGGTGCAGGTGCACACCCTGGGCATGGCCGAGACGCAGCTGGCCCAGTGGACGGCCCGGCGGGCCACGTGCGCCGACCCCAGGAACGGCGGGGCCCGGGTGCCCGTGGCCGACATCTACCCGGAGGACCTGCGGTGCAAGGCGAGCGCGCTGAGCGGCAGCGGCACCGGCAACACGGCGGCCAAGACTTCGCATCTGATCGTCTGCCTGGCCCGTTCACTGGCAGTGTTCTACCTGGTCACCGTCTGGTGCAACGTTTACTGA